A region from the Methanolacinia paynteri genome encodes:
- a CDS encoding thiamine pyrophosphate-dependent enzyme, producing the protein MSARNLITDAPNTWCEGCGNFAILHSIKNIVGEFEEEGIKPEQIVLVTGIGCHAKIADYLNINTLYSLHGRAIPYATGIKIANPDLKVICCVGDGDSYAEGIEHLLFAAKRNLDITVVVHDNRVYGLTTGQYTPTSPGTYHGKSNPPDGSDFPFNPLKLMLCSGATFIGRGYTGRMDHLQDLIKKGISHRGFSFIEVLQICASFYNKSQCYDEHVYDYEGDTGDIGRAFSAASEWDYNSDSQIPLGLIYRAEREIFEERFSNTTSDPEARRKAVLEFLGR; encoded by the coding sequence ATGTCTGCCCGGAACCTGATCACGGATGCCCCGAATACCTGGTGCGAGGGCTGCGGCAATTTTGCTATCCTTCATTCGATAAAGAATATTGTCGGTGAATTCGAGGAGGAGGGCATAAAACCCGAACAGATCGTTCTTGTTACCGGCATCGGTTGTCACGCGAAGATAGCAGATTATCTTAACATCAATACCCTGTATTCCCTGCACGGAAGGGCGATTCCTTATGCAACAGGGATCAAGATTGCGAACCCTGACCTGAAGGTCATATGCTGCGTCGGCGACGGGGATTCATATGCCGAGGGGATCGAACATCTTCTCTTCGCTGCAAAGAGGAACCTGGATATCACCGTTGTCGTTCATGACAACCGTGTCTACGGTCTTACCACGGGGCAGTACACGCCTACTTCGCCCGGAACTTATCACGGCAAATCGAATCCCCCCGACGGCAGCGACTTCCCGTTCAATCCCCTGAAGCTGATGCTCTGTTCGGGTGCGACATTTATCGGAAGGGGCTATACCGGGAGAATGGATCATCTCCAGGACCTGATTAAGAAAGGAATATCCCACAGGGGTTTTTCCTTCATCGAGGTGCTCCAGATCTGCGCAAGCTTCTATAATAAGTCGCAATGCTACGACGAGCATGTTTACGATTACGAAGGAGATACAGGAGACATCGGCAGGGCATTCTCAGCAGCCTCGGAATGGGACTACAACAGCGATTCCCAAATTCCGCTCGGGCTGATATACAGGGCCGAAAGAGAGATCTTTGAGGAGAGATTCAGTAACACCACCTCCGATCCCGAAGCTCGCAGAAAGGCGGTTCTTGAATTCCTGGGCAGGTAA
- the proS gene encoding proline--tRNA ligase — protein sequence MSEDSGSLPSKNNFSEWYNEILWRAEIMDVRYPVKGLYVWFPHGFAIRKATYGILRELLDRDHEETLFPLLIPEYEFMKEAEHIKGFEEEVYWVTNGGLSKLDVPLALRPTSETAIYPMYALWVRSHADLPIKLYQIVNTFRYETKHTRPLIRLREITSFKEAHTVHATWEEAKEQVEDAVSLYKEFYDRLCVPVIMSKRPDWDKFPGADYTIAADAVMPDGRTLQVGTAHHLGDNFAKTFEICYEDENGEQQYAYQTCYGISERCIAALISIHGDDKGLVLPPEIAPVQVVIVPIIMKKMAEEVTQAAKDIEAEMKAAGLRVKIDDRPLRPGAKYYHWEMRGTPLRLEIGPRDLENGVVMAADRFGEKTSIPRENLKEGVMAFMDQFKEQLKSRAVERIRSQIKIVEEPDEIKEAVESGIAIVQWCGCEECAQEIEKRYDVSVLGDEIRSEFIDKSEGKCVICGKPSKQAVVGRSY from the coding sequence ATGTCTGAAGACAGCGGTTCATTGCCCTCAAAGAATAATTTTAGCGAATGGTATAACGAGATACTCTGGCGGGCCGAGATTATGGATGTCAGGTATCCCGTAAAAGGACTTTATGTCTGGTTTCCGCACGGTTTTGCGATAAGGAAGGCGACCTACGGCATACTGAGGGAACTTCTCGACAGGGATCACGAAGAGACTCTCTTTCCACTCTTAATTCCGGAATATGAATTCATGAAGGAGGCGGAGCATATCAAAGGGTTTGAAGAGGAGGTTTACTGGGTGACGAACGGGGGACTCAGCAAGCTCGACGTTCCGCTGGCGCTTCGCCCGACGAGCGAGACTGCAATCTACCCGATGTATGCGTTATGGGTCCGGTCCCATGCGGATCTTCCGATTAAGCTCTACCAGATCGTGAATACGTTCCGCTACGAGACGAAACATACGAGACCTCTCATCCGCCTGCGTGAGATCACGTCCTTCAAGGAGGCCCATACTGTTCATGCAACATGGGAGGAGGCGAAGGAGCAGGTGGAAGACGCCGTCTCCCTGTACAAAGAGTTCTATGACAGGCTTTGCGTCCCTGTGATCATGTCGAAGAGGCCGGACTGGGACAAATTCCCAGGTGCGGATTATACTATCGCTGCGGACGCGGTGATGCCGGACGGACGAACGCTTCAGGTCGGAACCGCACACCATCTCGGCGACAACTTCGCGAAGACCTTCGAGATCTGTTACGAGGATGAGAATGGGGAGCAGCAGTATGCCTACCAGACCTGCTACGGGATCTCGGAGAGGTGCATCGCCGCACTGATCTCTATTCACGGCGACGACAAGGGTCTTGTTCTTCCCCCGGAGATCGCACCGGTTCAGGTTGTTATCGTCCCGATTATAATGAAAAAGATGGCCGAAGAGGTAACGCAGGCTGCGAAGGATATCGAAGCGGAGATGAAGGCCGCAGGGCTGAGAGTCAAAATCGACGACAGACCCCTCAGACCGGGCGCCAAATACTACCACTGGGAGATGCGTGGAACTCCTCTCAGGCTTGAGATCGGGCCGAGAGATCTTGAGAACGGTGTCGTGATGGCCGCCGACAGGTTCGGGGAGAAGACGAGCATCCCGCGTGAAAACCTGAAGGAAGGGGTCATGGCGTTTATGGATCAGTTCAAAGAACAGCTGAAGTCAAGGGCTGTCGAAAGAATCCGGAGCCAGATCAAAATAGTCGAAGAGCCCGACGAGATCAAAGAGGCAGTGGAGTCTGGAATTGCGATCGTCCAGTGGTGCGGCTGCGAGGAATGTGCACAGGAGATCGAGAAGAGGTACGATGTCAGTGTCCTCGGCGACGAGATCAGGTCGGAATTTATCGATAAGTCCGAAGGAAAATGTGTAATCTGCGGCAAGCCTTCGAAACAGGCTGTCGTAGGAAGAAGTTATTAA
- a CDS encoding 2-oxoacid:acceptor oxidoreductase family protein, protein MKETEDEIEILIGGKAGEGINRAGQVIAEIMSESGYNVFMIFDHPSLIKGGHNFTVIRASKGHAGGIKKRYDIAIALDKNTINLHKDNFSRDTVVIFNSDRVKKVEGTGIPASSIVEDAGGIPIMINSCLIGAFCRSAGFEWSDVEPILRSKFPIKSDLNLKVAKSGFEHSEKKVTLDPADAGKEKDKVISGSEAVGLGLAYGGIEGYIAYPMSPASGILHFLSSKKDEFNIKVFQPEGEIAAILMAEGMACCGSKAAVGTSGGGFCLMNEGLSFSGIAEVPIVIVNAQRQSPSTGAPTYTAQSDLPYVISAGHGEFPRIVVSPGNAEQAFVWSAKAVGLAWQFQVPVIVLTDVTLGDSLYSFDPANVLKERYDYTASVAAEEGDYLRYRYTEDGVSPLGFFNGDFGTVKINGKTHDELGISTDNPLVLEKLAEKRKLKDHAIREAMENEDCIVKSGNEGSKTIVVSWGSNGPLCSEVCGKTGLRSVQPIVLHPFPEKQFEDSVSGYERMIVVEDNSTGQLADIIRKQGYSVDATILNYTGRQMTIETLEERLKEVL, encoded by the coding sequence ATGAAAGAAACAGAAGATGAGATCGAGATACTGATCGGAGGAAAGGCAGGTGAAGGTATAAACCGGGCTGGACAGGTAATCGCCGAGATAATGTCCGAAAGCGGGTACAATGTCTTCATGATATTCGATCACCCGTCTCTGATAAAGGGCGGCCATAATTTTACCGTAATCCGGGCGTCGAAAGGTCATGCCGGTGGAATAAAGAAAAGATACGATATTGCAATAGCCCTCGATAAAAATACGATAAACCTCCATAAAGATAATTTTTCCCGGGATACGGTGGTAATATTCAATTCGGACAGGGTGAAAAAAGTGGAGGGCACCGGTATCCCTGCAAGCTCCATCGTAGAGGATGCGGGTGGAATTCCGATCATGATCAATTCATGCCTGATAGGTGCCTTCTGCAGATCCGCCGGCTTTGAATGGTCAGACGTGGAGCCGATCTTAAGAAGCAAATTCCCGATAAAGAGCGATCTTAACCTGAAAGTCGCAAAAAGCGGTTTCGAGCATTCGGAAAAGAAGGTGACTTTGGATCCGGCAGACGCCGGGAAGGAGAAGGACAAAGTCATCTCCGGGAGCGAAGCAGTCGGGCTTGGGCTGGCCTACGGCGGAATCGAAGGATATATCGCATATCCCATGTCTCCAGCTTCGGGGATTCTTCATTTTCTCTCGTCCAAAAAGGATGAATTCAATATCAAAGTTTTTCAGCCCGAAGGTGAGATCGCAGCCATTCTCATGGCCGAGGGCATGGCCTGCTGCGGATCTAAAGCCGCGGTCGGTACATCGGGAGGCGGGTTCTGCCTGATGAATGAAGGGTTGTCGTTTTCCGGCATAGCAGAAGTGCCGATCGTGATCGTAAACGCCCAGAGGCAGTCCCCGTCGACGGGGGCTCCGACATATACTGCACAGAGCGATCTTCCGTATGTAATATCCGCGGGCCACGGGGAGTTTCCGCGAATCGTCGTCTCTCCCGGTAATGCAGAGCAGGCATTTGTGTGGTCTGCAAAGGCGGTCGGCCTTGCGTGGCAGTTCCAGGTCCCGGTCATAGTCCTGACTGATGTAACGCTCGGCGATTCCCTCTACAGTTTCGACCCAGCCAATGTTCTGAAAGAAAGATATGACTATACTGCGTCCGTTGCCGCCGAGGAGGGGGATTACCTAAGGTATAGATATACTGAGGACGGAGTGTCTCCACTTGGATTTTTCAACGGGGATTTCGGGACTGTCAAGATCAACGGAAAGACTCATGATGAATTGGGAATTTCAACGGATAATCCCCTGGTCCTGGAAAAACTTGCCGAAAAACGGAAACTTAAAGATCATGCCATAAGGGAGGCGATGGAGAATGAAGACTGCATCGTCAAGTCCGGGAACGAGGGATCGAAGACCATCGTCGTTTCCTGGGGCTCCAATGGTCCACTCTGCAGCGAGGTATGCGGGAAGACGGGGCTGAGATCGGTCCAGCCTATTGTGCTCCATCCCTTCCCGGAGAAGCAGTTCGAAGATTCAGTCTCGGGGTATGAACGCATGATTGTCGTCGAGGATAATTCAACCGGACAGCTTGCGGACATTATAAGAAAACAGGGATATTCTGTCGATGCTACGATCCTGAATTACACCGGGAGGCAGATGACGATCGAAACGCTTGAAGAGCGGCTGAAGGAGGTGCTGTGA
- a CDS encoding pyruvoyl-dependent arginine decarboxylase has protein sequence MTGQFVPKKVFFTSGCGSHEDKLTSFEMSLRRASIECYNLVEVSSILPPKCRIISRSAGIKELFPGSVVFTVLSRLSSKEPSRRITASVGCAVPEKPETNWGYFTEYHTYDETKEEAGDYAEKIAENMFKSVWQKVPAKTMNITESAIVDADGLWTTVVAAAVFLME, from the coding sequence ATGACCGGACAATTTGTACCAAAGAAGGTGTTTTTCACCTCCGGATGCGGGAGTCACGAAGATAAGCTGACTTCCTTCGAGATGTCCCTCCGCCGGGCCTCGATAGAATGCTATAATCTTGTCGAAGTCAGTTCGATTTTACCGCCGAAATGCCGTATCATATCCCGGAGTGCGGGTATCAAAGAGCTTTTTCCCGGCAGCGTGGTCTTTACCGTCCTGTCCCGTCTCTCGTCCAAAGAGCCGTCGCGGAGGATCACAGCGTCCGTGGGATGTGCCGTCCCTGAGAAGCCCGAGACGAACTGGGGATATTTTACCGAATACCACACCTATGACGAGACGAAAGAGGAGGCAGGGGATTATGCCGAGAAGATCGCGGAAAACATGTTCAAAAGCGTCTGGCAAAAGGTCCCAGCCAAGACCATGAACATAACCGAATCGGCAATTGTCGATGCCGACGGCCTCTGGACGACAGTTGTCGCTGCTGCGGTTTTTCTGATGGAATAA
- a CDS encoding MFS transporter codes for MEGRDNRDYPVKWLIFTVGLGVFIGSFNISLLNVSLPSIALYFDSNLSTVSWALVIYLVVLSGTILAFGRLADIKGVKKIFISGFAVFTAGTFLCGFSPGIHFLIFFRMVQAVGGAMLSATAPVIIVNFLPKEEKGFGLGIIATLATTGIALGAVAGGIITSFAGWQYIFFFCVPIGVAGMLLAYRFIPKITPGTKVWSFDIPGTVFMVLGISTLLLGLNKGREFGWTSTPIVAVFVLSAIFWIAFIVWENRANEPVLDFRLFGNNSFVLANISGFMIKTVFTGIILIFTLYFEIVKGFDLALVGLLLLIPATVSMIVAPFAGKVSDKVGSKMLCTSGCLTVTMVFLIFSLFAGIMGYIFSALALAVFGFSMGIFLTPNRKLILGHSPPDKKGVSSGIMKTFGNFGSALGIIIFGTALEEIIGISGGEMYMAPVQPVPEFMVTGFTYTFAIALMICLATTVLTFFVKEPEQEL; via the coding sequence ATGGAGGGGCGTGATAACCGGGACTATCCCGTGAAATGGCTGATCTTCACCGTAGGCCTCGGGGTATTTATCGGTTCGTTCAATATCAGTCTCCTGAATGTTTCCCTGCCTTCGATTGCACTGTATTTCGATTCGAATCTAAGCACGGTCTCGTGGGCGCTGGTGATCTATCTCGTCGTCCTGTCCGGGACGATTCTTGCATTCGGAAGACTTGCCGATATCAAGGGCGTAAAAAAGATATTCATCTCGGGATTTGCTGTATTTACTGCCGGAACATTTCTGTGTGGTTTTTCTCCGGGGATACATTTTCTCATCTTCTTCAGGATGGTCCAGGCGGTTGGAGGAGCGATGCTTTCCGCGACGGCTCCGGTGATAATCGTGAATTTCCTCCCGAAAGAGGAGAAGGGTTTTGGCCTGGGTATAATCGCCACGCTTGCAACTACCGGGATTGCACTCGGGGCTGTTGCAGGCGGGATTATAACGTCCTTTGCAGGCTGGCAGTACATCTTCTTCTTTTGCGTCCCGATAGGTGTTGCCGGAATGCTGCTCGCCTACAGGTTTATTCCGAAGATAACACCGGGGACGAAGGTATGGTCTTTCGATATTCCCGGGACGGTCTTCATGGTTCTCGGGATCTCGACTCTTCTCCTCGGCCTGAACAAGGGGCGGGAGTTTGGCTGGACCTCGACACCGATCGTGGCAGTATTCGTTCTTTCGGCTATATTCTGGATTGCGTTTATTGTATGGGAGAATCGAGCCAATGAGCCGGTTCTCGATTTCAGGCTTTTCGGTAATAACTCGTTCGTCCTTGCAAACATATCCGGCTTTATGATAAAGACCGTATTCACCGGGATAATACTGATCTTTACGCTGTATTTCGAGATCGTCAAGGGCTTTGATCTTGCCCTTGTCGGGCTTCTGCTTTTGATCCCTGCAACGGTTTCGATGATTGTCGCACCGTTCGCAGGGAAGGTGTCTGATAAAGTCGGCTCGAAGATGTTATGCACCTCCGGCTGCCTGACCGTGACGATGGTCTTCCTGATCTTTTCGTTGTTCGCTGGTATTATGGGGTATATTTTTTCCGCCCTGGCACTTGCGGTGTTCGGGTTTTCGATGGGGATCTTTCTCACTCCTAACCGGAAACTGATACTAGGGCATAGTCCGCCCGACAAGAAAGGGGTGTCGTCGGGGATCATGAAGACCTTCGGGAACTTCGGTTCGGCTCTAGGGATCATCATCTTCGGAACGGCGCTTGAAGAGATCATCGGTATCTCCGGCGGCGAGATGTACATGGCCCCGGTTCAGCCGGTCCCGGAGTTTATGGTTACCGGGTTTACCTACACCTTCGCCATTGCGCTCATGATCTGCCTTGCTACGACGGTTCTGACATTCTTCGTAAAAGAGCCCGAGCAGGAGCTATAA
- a CDS encoding ferritin, producing MAINQRMEQALNDQIKWELYSSYLYLSMSSWYESEGLKGFAQWEYVQAQEERDHAIKIYRYVISRGGRVVLQPIDAPPFEWASPLAAFAHSLEHEQNVTKMIYNLVDIATEEKDHATSNMLQWFVDEQVEEEDDAGQIVDQLEKIEKTDNLSLLYTLDKELGTRVYVPLQPTTAPGQQ from the coding sequence ATGGCGATAAATCAAAGAATGGAACAGGCATTGAACGACCAGATCAAGTGGGAGCTGTACTCATCGTATCTCTACCTGTCGATGTCATCATGGTATGAATCGGAAGGTCTGAAAGGATTTGCACAGTGGGAATATGTCCAGGCACAGGAGGAGAGGGATCATGCAATCAAGATCTACAGGTATGTCATATCGAGGGGCGGAAGGGTTGTCCTCCAGCCGATCGATGCACCTCCGTTCGAATGGGCCTCTCCCCTGGCAGCCTTCGCTCATTCGCTCGAACACGAGCAGAATGTTACGAAGATGATATACAACCTCGTTGATATTGCAACCGAGGAGAAGGATCATGCCACGAGCAACATGCTCCAGTGGTTCGTCGACGAACAGGTAGAAGAAGAGGACGATGCGGGTCAGATCGTCGATCAGCTTGAAAAGATTGAGAAGACCGACAATCTCTCGCTGCTCTACACTCTCGACAAGGAGCTCGGGACAAGGGTCTATGTACCCCTCCAGCCCACAACAGCCCCCGGCCAGCAGTAA
- a CDS encoding stage II sporulation protein M, which yields MFDKKLSYSISFSLVIFVVFLAIGALTIGQNSGSAETLIQALNDDLFSYINEQDSATMAVTLFINNLEASILLFIGGATFGVVTLIVLLTNGVIIGFVLEYAAKAQGVAAVAAGIIPHGIFEIPAFIISSGLGFLLAESLWMEYKGMDDAAEYAGKLAKVFLMIVIPLLAAAAIIEAFITPQIIDLVVQGV from the coding sequence ATGTTTGATAAGAAACTCTCTTACAGCATCTCTTTTTCACTCGTAATCTTCGTAGTCTTCCTGGCAATCGGTGCACTGACGATCGGCCAGAACTCCGGGAGTGCCGAGACACTTATCCAGGCATTAAACGACGATCTCTTCAGTTACATAAACGAACAGGACTCCGCTACGATGGCAGTCACTCTTTTCATCAACAATCTCGAGGCATCGATCCTTCTTTTCATAGGGGGTGCGACGTTCGGGGTAGTGACACTGATCGTGCTGCTGACAAACGGAGTGATAATAGGCTTTGTCCTTGAATATGCTGCAAAGGCCCAGGGAGTAGCAGCAGTCGCAGCGGGTATAATTCCGCACGGCATCTTCGAGATCCCTGCGTTCATTATCTCTTCGGGTCTCGGGTTTCTCCTTGCCGAATCATTGTGGATGGAGTATAAGGGCATGGACGATGCGGCGGAATATGCGGGAAAGCTCGCTAAAGTTTTTCTCATGATTGTAATTCCCCTTCTCGCCGCCGCAGCGATTATAGAGGCTTTTATTACGCCCCAAATCATAGATCTAGTAGTTCAGGGAGTCTGA
- a CDS encoding sensor histidine kinase, with translation MKVDQNEACFSISNNYSDTEIIRIFVIACFILLSVLVSILAFNIPETQWNYPGIFIVPQIYYIPILLISLWYPKKGMQASVLLIAGFLGVSSYYYYTGLPVDPFIAGLNVAMFIWVVITTTYLAESSGLVNIKYRAFFRNAGAGMLIFDINNFRVLDANEKAKEILGVHDDEIIGKKIESLIDMDELEPETFYDIDNKKFELYSGNGKKIISLSSHFNDSLGHIECTILDITEQEKERKNAEEIKKKMLEFLRSSNDLIFVLDLNGTIKSFDLQMAGDYDIKTSDYIGKPVEQFIPEDSKIKFSRYFEEVIDTGCTTTFETKISIKGENKTLLIIIGAITSAGKTEEVLVALHEIGNNLPDKEELILEFEKRRWANFINTAAHELRTPLQPILGYLHLLTDKDYQAEMSPEVASIIEKCLLSTERECEIVEKILEAGLSESFKINLNIEEIELKQLVEEILNINKIRCNAEVIVDLGDSVRFNADRDRIYQVFEGIILNAVKYNSDPKKVSISYREDDSNHIISITDNGIGIPPDSVNDIFEPFFIRNSSDLVRGTGRIGLGLSIAKRYISLHNGDIKVRSVPGEGSTFIVILPKKI, from the coding sequence ATGAAAGTTGATCAAAACGAAGCCTGTTTCAGTATATCCAATAATTATTCAGATACGGAAATTATCAGGATCTTCGTTATAGCCTGCTTCATTCTTTTATCGGTATTGGTGAGTATCCTTGCATTCAATATACCGGAAACCCAATGGAATTACCCCGGGATATTCATTGTTCCACAGATCTATTATATTCCTATACTCCTGATATCCCTGTGGTACCCGAAAAAAGGGATGCAGGCGTCAGTATTATTAATTGCCGGATTTTTAGGCGTTTCATCATATTATTATTATACGGGGCTTCCTGTAGATCCGTTCATTGCAGGCCTTAATGTCGCCATGTTCATATGGGTGGTGATCACTACCACATACCTGGCAGAATCCTCAGGTCTTGTAAATATCAAATACCGGGCTTTTTTCAGGAATGCAGGAGCAGGGATGCTTATATTCGATATAAACAATTTCAGGGTTCTCGATGCCAATGAAAAAGCCAAAGAGATCCTTGGAGTTCATGATGACGAGATAATCGGAAAGAAGATCGAATCCCTGATCGATATGGATGAACTGGAACCTGAAACGTTCTACGACATTGACAATAAGAAATTCGAACTTTATTCAGGGAACGGAAAAAAAATAATCTCCCTTTCATCGCATTTCAATGATTCACTGGGCCATATAGAGTGTACTATCCTGGACATAACCGAGCAGGAAAAAGAAAGAAAAAATGCGGAAGAAATTAAAAAGAAGATGCTTGAATTTTTAAGATCTTCCAATGATCTCATATTTGTCCTGGATCTCAACGGAACTATAAAATCCTTCGACTTGCAGATGGCCGGGGATTATGATATAAAAACATCGGACTATATCGGAAAGCCCGTGGAACAATTTATCCCGGAAGATTCAAAGATAAAATTCTCCAGGTATTTTGAGGAAGTCATTGACACAGGCTGCACAACCACTTTTGAAACAAAGATCAGCATAAAAGGTGAAAATAAGACATTACTGATAATAATCGGTGCAATTACATCCGCCGGAAAGACTGAGGAAGTCCTTGTTGCATTGCATGAAATCGGAAACAACCTCCCCGACAAGGAAGAACTTATTCTTGAATTCGAAAAGAGAAGATGGGCAAATTTCATAAACACTGCTGCACATGAACTGAGAACGCCGCTCCAGCCCATTTTAGGCTACCTGCACCTGCTTACGGATAAGGATTACCAGGCGGAGATGAGCCCCGAGGTTGCATCCATAATTGAAAAGTGTCTTTTAAGTACTGAAAGAGAATGCGAAATTGTAGAAAAAATACTGGAAGCCGGACTCTCCGAATCATTTAAAATAAATCTGAATATCGAAGAGATCGAATTAAAACAGCTTGTTGAAGAGATACTGAATATCAACAAAATTCGCTGCAATGCCGAAGTAATTGTCGATCTCGGCGATTCCGTGAGATTCAATGCAGACAGAGACCGGATCTATCAGGTCTTTGAAGGTATTATTTTAAACGCTGTGAAGTATAATTCGGATCCCAAAAAAGTGTCAATCAGTTACAGGGAAGACGATTCGAATCATATTATCAGCATTACGGACAACGGAATCGGAATCCCGCCGGATTCCGTCAACGACATCTTCGAACCGTTTTTTATAAGAAATTCTTCGGACCTCGTCAGGGGAACTGGAAGAATCGGCCTCGGGCTTTCAATTGCGAAGAGATATATCTCCCTTCACAACGGCGATATCAAAGTCCGGAGTGTTCCGGGCGAAGGAAGTACATTTATTGTAATCCTGCCGAAAAAAATATGA
- a CDS encoding 2,5-diamino-6-(ribosylamino)-4(3H)-pyrimidinone 5'-phosphate reductase has translation MFPYVTVNLAMSADGKLSTTGRRQVKISGQNDFRRVDILKAENDAIMVGIGTVLADDPSLTVKSPELKEKRLSSGRDENPVRIIVDSKARTPCDAEILHKGPGKRIIAVSKSADQNKIEELGKYAEIIQAGDERVDLRILLEKLAEKGIEKLMVEGGGSLIWSLFEENLVDEYYTCIGNIIIGGASAPTPADGTGFVFENEFTKLEIAAMEKIDAGVLLRWKVIKN, from the coding sequence ATGTTTCCTTATGTCACTGTAAATCTTGCAATGAGCGCAGACGGCAAGCTCTCAACTACCGGGCGAAGACAGGTGAAGATCTCCGGGCAGAATGATTTCAGGAGGGTGGATATTCTGAAGGCGGAAAACGATGCGATTATGGTCGGGATTGGAACCGTGCTTGCAGACGATCCGTCGCTTACCGTCAAATCGCCGGAGTTAAAGGAAAAACGCCTTTCTTCCGGAAGGGATGAGAATCCCGTCAGGATAATCGTCGACAGCAAAGCAAGAACGCCGTGCGATGCCGAAATACTGCATAAGGGTCCGGGAAAGAGAATAATTGCTGTATCGAAATCCGCGGACCAGAATAAGATTGAAGAGCTGGGAAAATATGCGGAGATCATTCAGGCCGGTGATGAAAGGGTGGATCTCAGAATTCTCCTTGAGAAACTTGCTGAAAAGGGTATTGAAAAACTGATGGTCGAAGGCGGGGGAAGCCTGATCTGGTCGCTTTTCGAAGAGAACCTGGTAGATGAATATTATACGTGCATAGGGAACATCATTATCGGAGGTGCATCGGCGCCGACACCCGCAGACGGAACCGGTTTCGTTTTCGAGAATGAATTCACAAAACTTGAGATAGCCGCTATGGAAAAGATTGATGCCGGCGTTCTTTTAAGGTGGAAGGTAATTAAAAATTGA
- a CDS encoding DUF63 family protein, which produces MIGDFIYKYYVGPIVNGGAYTIVDTLTYAIILIVSVYLVYKWLLRAGIEIDKDFVLSLIPYIVLGGFLRVVEDTGIIPYPYYVLLITPLIYFVIFFYAIVVLVLSRALEGRKIIADYHKGFATGGIIACAISLVPLVWYGLTVTQINFFVMFSILGIACISSLAVWAFVKYALKWDYVDDILYKLLIFGHMLDASATSFGIDLHEVTYVEQHVVGSALIEATGTAFSMFALKLVVIIPAIYILQIYRQEGNKALFHLIILAMIMVGLAPGIRDMVRMILYV; this is translated from the coding sequence ATGATTGGGGATTTTATATACAAATATTACGTTGGTCCAATCGTCAACGGCGGAGCGTATACAATCGTTGATACGCTCACCTACGCAATTATCCTGATTGTATCGGTGTACCTGGTCTATAAATGGCTTCTTCGCGCCGGAATCGAGATTGACAAGGACTTCGTCCTGTCGCTTATCCCGTATATCGTCCTGGGCGGATTTCTCCGTGTCGTCGAAGATACGGGAATTATACCCTATCCCTATTACGTTCTTCTGATAACTCCGCTGATCTACTTCGTGATTTTCTTCTATGCGATAGTGGTCCTGGTGCTCTCAAGAGCACTTGAAGGGAGAAAGATCATAGCGGATTATCACAAGGGTTTTGCAACAGGAGGGATTATTGCATGCGCGATCTCCCTGGTTCCGCTGGTATGGTACGGGCTCACGGTCACCCAGATAAACTTCTTCGTGATGTTTTCAATCCTCGGGATTGCATGCATATCGTCCCTTGCAGTCTGGGCGTTCGTCAAATACGCCCTTAAATGGGATTATGTCGACGACATCCTCTACAAGCTGTTAATATTCGGGCATATGCTCGACGCGAGTGCGACGAGTTTCGGCATAGACCTCCACGAGGTGACGTATGTCGAGCAGCATGTCGTGGGCTCGGCACTGATCGAAGCGACCGGCACCGCATTTTCTATGTTCGCATTAAAGCTCGTCGTGATAATCCCTGCTATCTATATACTCCAGATCTACAGGCAGGAAGGGAACAAAGCGCTGTTCCACCTGATTATTCTCGCGATGATCATGGTAGGGCTTGCACCGGGAATACGCGACATGGTGAGGATGATCCTCTATGTTTGA